In Vigna angularis cultivar LongXiaoDou No.4 chromosome 8, ASM1680809v1, whole genome shotgun sequence, one DNA window encodes the following:
- the LOC128193775 gene encoding cell wall / vacuolar inhibitor of fructosidase 1-like: MGRVVCMWFPNNENLIDSTCKRTPNYNLCLQTLKVSPGSSTAYVSGLALIMVKVMKAKANDALKIIDDLQGKGGAGPKQRRALSSCASKYKAVLIVDVPQATKALQKGDPKFAEDGANDAANEATFCESDFSGNSPLTKQNNAMHDVTAITAAIVRLLL; encoded by the exons ATGGGCCGTGTGGTGTGTATGTGGTTTCCAAACAATGAAAATCTGATAGATAGCACTTGCAAGAGAACACCCAACTACAATCTTTGCCTTCAAACACTGAAGGTAAGCCCTGGAAGCTCCACAGCTTATGTCTCGGGGCTGGCTCTTATCATGGTCAAAGTGATGAAAGCCAAAGCAAACGATGCCTTGAAAATAATCGATGACTTGCAGGGGAAGgga GGAGCAGGACCTAAGCAGAGAAGAGCCTTGAGTTCTTGTGCCAGTAAATACAAAGCAGTGTTGATAGTTGATGTTCCACAAGCCACCAAGGCTCTGCAGAAAGGAGACCCCAAGTTTGCTGAAGATGGAGCCAATGATGCTGCTAATGAGGCTACCTTTTGTGAGAGTGATTTCTCTGGGAATTCTCCACTCACCAAACAGAACAATGCTATGCACGATGTTACTGCTATTACTGCTGCTATTGTTAGATTGCTGCTCTAG